From the Micromonospora echinospora genome, the window GAGTAGGGCAGCAGTCGGGCCAGCGGCAGGGGCACTGCCGACCTGAGGAAACCCACCGCCGCCTCGATCGCCCGTGCGGCGGCCGGCACCGCGTCGTGCAGCCGGTTCTGCATCTGCCGCGCCACCGCCTCCCACCGGGGCGACATGACGTCGGGTTCGTCGGCCACCGCGAGCACCGAACGGAACACCGCGAGTCGGGGCAGTTCACCGAAGCCGTCTTCGGCGACGGACGAGACGATGTCGTCGATCCGGTTCGCCAGCGAGCGTTGCTCCGGCCGGTAGGTCAACGCCGACACCATTTGGTCCGGGTCCATCCTGGTGCCGCTCCGGTTCAGCCGCGCGTACACGTTCACGGCCTGGTCGATGCTGGCTCCCGGCAATTTGACCACGGTCATCTTGTAGCTCTTGATGCGCTGGGCGACCGCCTCCGCCTCGCGCGTCAGGGCGTCGATCTGCCGGCGGGGCAGGTCCATCAGTTCGAGTTCCCGGAAGTGGCCGAGGAAGTCCATCGTCCGCATCACCGCAGCGAGCGGCAACAGGTACGGCGGAGCCGATCGCACTTCGGGGCGGAGGTGCCGGTAGCGGTCCGTGTCGAACGGGTCCTCGCGCAGATCTCGGTAGATCCGCCATCTCCACTCCTGGTCCTCGTCCGCATCGAAGCGGGAACGCTCGCCCGACAGCCGGTGCAGCACACCGAACAGGGTCGACAGCCGTTGATGGCCGTCCAGGACGTAGGAGATGGTCCGGTTCGGCGGCGGAGGCGGAATCTCCAGGCCGGCGATCTCCTCCAACGATTCCACCGGCTCGTCGGGCTGCCACAGCAGGAGACTGCCGACCGGATAGCCACGCTCGATGCTGTCGAAGAGCTCGAGCATCTGCGGCGGACGCCAGACGAACGGCCGTTGGAAGGCTGGAATTCTCACCTGGCCCCGGGCCATGTCGTTCAACAGGTCGTCGATGAGGACGATCGTCGGATCGGGCCGGATGTCGGCCTGGTGGCGGAGCATGGGAGTCAGTGTCCTACAGAATTCGATGGATCATCGCGAGCAGTTCCCTCAGTTCCGCCACCACGTCCGGCCCCAGCTCGGCGAAGTCGTCCTCGCTGAGGGACAGGTCGTCGGGGAACATCTGCTTCGGCATCCGGGAGCCGAACTCCTTCTTGAGGTTGTGGTAGCCCCGCTGCTGCGGGATCATCCCCCGCAGCTTGCTGATCTGCTCGTCCTTGACCGGGAAGTGCCGGTGCCAGACCCGGAACGGGACGTAGTTCTCCATCATTCGCCAGGCCAACATATGGATCTCGTCGACGCCGGCGAGCCGGGCCTTCTCGACGGTCTTCTGGCGTGGGCTCTCCTGTCCGTGCTCGCTGCGGTCACTATCGACGACCATGGCGACCCGCTTCACCAGTTTGAAGCCGTCGCACTCCCGGACCGCCAGCGCGGGCATCTGGCCGAAGCCACCCGGACCGCCCAGCCGAAGCCAGCCGTTCTCGTCCTTCAGCGCCTCGACGATCCGCTGGTCGCCCAGGGCTGCCGCGACGGCTCCGACGAAGTTTCCCTCACCGAGCACGTTCTCGACGATCAGGACGGCGGCCTTCCGCAGGTCGAGGAAGATCTCGCGTAGGTTCGCCGCCTCGACCCGGGCGACCCGTGGGGCAGGCGGCACCGGATTGGCGGCTTCCACCAGCGCCTTCTCCATGAATTCGGCGTACACCGGCGCATGCCTCTGTATGAACCGGCCCGCCAGGAGCGCGACCGTCAGCCCCGGCCGCCAGTCGTGCTGGCCCTGAACGACCAATGCGATGAGGTGGGTGACGGTGGTCGGGTCGCCGGAACGGAAGACTTCCGGTTCGATGTCAAGACGCATAGCCGCCCCGCTTCAACTGGGCGGCGGCGAGCGCCCGCACCTCGTGGTAGTCCTGGGAGAAGTAGCCCTCCGGCCAGTCCTCGTCGAGGTTGCCCAACCGGTCGATGCCGACCTGCCGGACCGTGGACACTCCGTCGATCTGCTCGACGACGTACACCTTGACCATGTCCGGCGTGATGCCGTCCTTCTGCTCGGCGATCCGCCGTCGCAGCCGGAGCAGCAGCGTCTCGCTGTGCGTCTCGATCAGGAAGCGGGTGCCGGTCTTCTGTGCGGTCCGCAGGTACACGTCCGCGAGTTCCGCGTGGGCAGCCGGATGCAGGTGCATCTCCGGCTCCTCGACGATCTGGAGGGCTGCCTTCCGGCCGTACAGCCCGTCCGACGCGCACTGCACGATGATCGGCAGGACCTGCGACAGCCCTGTCCCGGCGTCGGCCAGGTTGACCCGAACCGGACTGCCCTCCCGGGTCAGCACCGTCGACCAGAGCGGGCCGGACTCAATCTCCTCGATCCGCCAGCCGGGCACGATCAGTTGGAGATGCTCGTTGACCCGGGCGAGCAACTCGCCGTTGCGGCGTGCCTGGTCGTCGGCAAGGAGTCCGGCGACGCCCTGCCCCTGCTCGCCGATCGCACCGGGGGTACCGAGCGGCAGCCGGTGCTGCCGTTCCGGCCGCTGCCGGAAGGAACTGAGGTAGCGGACCTGCCCAAGGGTGAGCTCGGGTGGCGAAATCGTGCCGAAATCTCGGATAGACATCCCTGGCCCTAGGTAGCCCTTCAGCTGCATTGGCACCAGGCCATGGAAGATCATCGGGCGTACGACGGGCTCCTGGCCCGCCAGGCTGAGCTGGTAGTCAAAGCGGTCGGAACCCGAACTCGCGCCGGTCCAGGCGAGCGACAGGTCAAGATTCTTGTTGCGGAGGGTCAGGTCCCGGACGAAGGCGGTCCGCAGGTCGTCGAGGTTCTGGATCGTCGCTTCGAGGCTGAAACCGTCTCGCCCGTCCACCTCGACACCGATCCGGAACCTGCCGTGCGGGCTCTGCTCGAAGATCAGGTCGGCAAAGCCGTCCACCGGCTGGGGATCGAGGCTGTCCAGATCGAGCGGAGCCGAACTCGTCGTGTTGAGGCCGGTGGCGATGACCAGGGGGGCGCGGGTCAGGACACTCTTGCCGGAGTTGTTCTTGCCGAGCACTACGGTCACCGGGGCCAGCTCGATTTCCTGGCGGTCCCGGAAACAGCGGTAGTTCTCCAGCACGATCTTGCGCAGCGGCATTCGTGAAGTCGTATCACATCAGTCGGTCCCTTGTAGAGTCGCAGGACTGACCTCGGGACCAGCGCAGTGTCGGCAGTCTGACACCGGCCGCCCGTCGCAGCTCCGACGCCCGGCGGGGTCACACCGAGTGGCCTGGGGATATTCGCGGACTGTCACATGAACGCTCCGCCGTTTGTCCGCGTCCGGTCAACTTCGATAAGCCACATGGTGAACTGTCCGGCCGGACAGGTTGATGGCGACCTGGAAGCGCTCTGGCAGGGTCGTTCCGGCGCCACCGTTGTGGGGACGGGCGCGGCAACCATTGTGGAGATTATCGTGAGCGTTCCGGGCCACCCCGACCAGCAGCCGCCGCACCAGGGCGACCTGCCTCCCGCATATCCGCCGGGTCAGCAGCCGCCGGCACCGATGGCGTACCCCGGCCCTGCGGGCCAGCCGTTCCCGGTGGCCCCGGCCAGGAAGAAGCGGTGGCTGGTCCCGGCCCTGATCGGCGGCGCGGTGACGGTGCTGCTCTGCTGCGGCGGGACGATGGTCATCGCCCTCGCCAGCGACCCCGACACCACCACCGGGGCGACGGCCACCACCGCCCCACCGCCCGTCACCGAGGCAGAACCGCCGTCGGCCGCCCCGACCACAGCGGCACCGACCAAACCGAAGCCGTCGCCGACCGAGGACGGCCCGAAGACGTACAAGATCGGCCAGCCGGTGCGCGGCGGCGACTTCCAGTTCACCATCCACGGGGTGAAGTGCGGGATCGGGTCCGTCGGCGACTCGTTCCTCAACACGAAGGCGCAGGGCACGTTCTGCCGGGCCGACATCTCAGTGAAGAACGTGACGAAGAAGGCGCATCTCTTCCACGCCGACGGGACGGTCACCGCCCAGGACGGCGGCGGACGCGAGTACAGCGCCGACGGCACCGCCGGCATGTACGGCAACAAGAGCGGCGCGGGCTTCCTCGAAGAGATCAACCCCGGCAACTCGATCCGGGCGTTCGTCTTCTTCGACGTGCCCAAGGGCACGAAGCTGACCAGCATCACCTTCGACGCCGGGCTCTTCACCCTCGCCGAGGACGCCGTCGTCACGCTCTGACCCGCCGCGCCGGAAGCCGTCGCCGGCACCAGGGCCGGTGGGACGGCTTCCGGCTACTCAGGAGAGCAAGACGCGAGCAACCACCCGCGTTACCCTGCGATCCGCTGTTCGATGAGCTTGGCGACGGGTGCCCAGATGTTCCACACCTCGTGAAGCTGCCGCTGCCCCTTCAGCGCCTTGCCGCTGTACCGGTGCGCCTCCCACTCGTCCCGCAGGAAGACCATGTAGCCGTCACGACGCACCACGTTCTCCTCGACGAGCACCTGGATGGCCTTGTTGAACTCTGCGGGCAGGAACGGCTGGCGGCCCTCGAACTTCTTGATGTACACGCCCCGCTCGCCGGTATGTCCGTGGCTGCGCGTGAGGTTCATGAGCTTGTTCAGGAAGCGGATCACCTTCTGGTCCGGGTTCTCGTCCTCGACGAGCTCCGCGCGGAAAGCAACCCAGGGATAGGAGAGCTTGATCGTCGAAGGCACGCGGAATTCGAGCTCACCGTCGACCGGCAACTGGCTCGCGGCGTGAGGGAGCTGAAGCGAGCTGGTCGCCTCAATCACCACCGACGGCTCCGCCGAACCACCTGAGACCCTGCCATCGGGTCTCCGGGCGAACTCCAGCGCCGGGCCGTCGACGCGGACGTTCGCCGCACGGATGAACAGCTCGGGGCCGAGTACGGTGCCCTGAGGCTGCCCCGGCACCACGACCGTGCCGCTGCCGCGTACCGACAGCTCGGCGAGCGGACCCAGGATGTGCAACTCCCCGGCGTTCTCCGGCAGGAGTACGAAGGTGGCTGACCTCACTCCCCCGCTGCCGCCTCTGATCAGGAAGGTCACCTCGTACTCGTCCGTCCTGACCTCGTCGACCCCGGAAACCCGGGCGCGCGCCTCGTCCAGCGAGTCGACCACGATGAGCGGCTGTTGCCCCCCCCCCCCCCCCCCCGCCCAACCGGCTCCGTACGTCGTAGGTGCCCAGATAGCCACCGAGCACGTACTCCAGGGACCGCGCGCTGACCGCTTTGTCGCGTTCCAGTCGCCACAGCGGGGCGTCCAGCCTGGTCGCCAGCTCGACCGCCAACTTACTCTTCCCCGCCGCGCCACGCGCCGACACCAGCGTTACCGGTGCCCCCGCCTGGTCGTCTTTCCCTCCGGCCACTGTGTCCGGCCCTCGTCTGGTGGACCGGACATCAGTCTAGGCCTGACCAGGTCCGAAGTAGACGGTATTGACAGCGGCGGGGCGACCTCAGGCGGTGACCCGGTCCAGCCAGGGGTCGGCCAGCCAGACCGACTGGCTGGCCGGGGCGGTCAACGGCAGTTGCACGCCGTCCAGCATCGCCGGTTCGGCCCGCCGGGCGGCCACCAGCAGCAACCGCGCCGCCGGGCGGGAACGGGTCGGGTCGGCCAGTTCCTGGAGCAGCCGGAGCTGGCCGTAGCGGACCAGCGGCGCGGCCTCGGTGAGCAGCACCGGGCCGTCGGCGGCGGCCACCGCCGCCGACACCGCCGGTACGACGTGGTGCTGTACCAGCTCGGTCAGGCTGCGGAAGTCGGCGTCGGTCGGGGAGCCGTTGTCGGCGGCGACGATCGCCTCCCACGGAAAGCCGAGCGCCCGTAGTTCGGTCAGGAGGGTCGCGGTGACGTCCACCTCGGTCAACGGCAGCCGGTCCAGCAGCGCCCGCCGGGCCTGGGCGAGCCGGCGCCTCGGGGCGAGCACGGCCAGGAACGCCCGCCGCTCCACCGCCGAGGTCAGCTTCGCCCCCACCTCGTCGGCGGCGTCCAGGGTCAGCAGCGGGGCGTGCGTGGTAACCAGCCGGGTGCTGGTCGGCGCGGCCGGCGCGGCCGGCGGGCCATAGTGGCGGTCCGCCGGATACCAAGTCAGCGGGATGTCGGCGGCGGCGAGCAGGTCGGTCAACGTCGGGCGGCCCGGCAGCTCCTCCGCCCGGGGGAAGCGGGTGCGGACCCGGTCGCGGATCTGGTCCGGGGTGAGCCGTTGCCCGAGCAGGATGCCCGCCGAGAGCCGTAGTGCCCGCTCGGCCGCCATCCCCACCGGGTAGAGCTGCCCCTGCGCGTTGACGTCTGCCTCGCCGTTGCTGCCCGCCGCCGCCAGTTGCAGCAGGCGCAGCTCACCGGGGAGCGCCATGCCGGACGGAGCGGGTAGCCGGCGCAGCTCCTCGACGGCGCGTTGCCGCGTGGGCAGCGGATCCGCCGCGACCAGCTCCCGGGTCCGCCGCCCCAGACGCACCACGTAGCCGAGCAGGTCGGCGGCGGTGACGTCGGAGGACGGGTCGTCCGGTTCCCGGCCCACCAGGACCGTACTGGAGCTGCGGAGCCGCTGGATCGCCACCCGGGCGTCACCACCGGTGGTCAGTTCCGCCTCCACGGCCGCCCGGACCAGCCCGATCGCCTGGGGCAGCCGGCGCGGACCCTCGGTGTGGGAACCTCGGGCGGCGATCACCGCCTCGGCCAGTTCCTCGGCGGACATCACCCCGCCCCGGGAGTCGAGCAGCGTCACGATCTCTTCGCGCACCGCCCGCAACGCCGGGTTCGTCGACCACGACGTCCGGGCCTGCTTGGCGAGCAGGACGGAGACCTGTGGCTGGGTCCGTCCGGTCGCGCGGGCCACCTCACTCTGCGACGGCCAGCGCAGGAACGCACCGTCCTCGGTGGGCGCCTGCCCGAGCAGCACCGCGACGAGCCGACGGTTGCGTGACGACGGTGGCGGCAACAGGGTGTCCGCGAGCGCTTCGACGCCGTGCGCCAGCGGCCGGTCCCCGGAGTCCCCGGTGTCGCTGTCCGGCTGCTCCCCGCCGGGCAGTAGGGCACGCAGCACCCGGGCCTGCGCGAGAATCTCCTTGCGGGTGGCGTCGGGCACGCCCTTCGCCCGGGTCAGCGCGGACGGTTCGGCGTCGAGGAGTTCCCCGACGGTGTGTACGTTGAGGCGTTCCAGCGCCGAGCGGGCACGGGCGGTCAGCTCGGCGGCGGCCAGCGGTGACGACCGGTTCAACCCGACCGCCGGTCGACCCGGGGTCGGCGCGGACTGCGGGACCTGCTGGAAGATGGCCCGCCAGGCGTCGGTCATCTCGTCGACCGTGTCGAAGCGTCGGGCGGCGTCCCGGGCCAGCGCGCGAGCGAAGAACTCCACCAGGCGGTCCGCCACCGCCGAATCGAACGCCGCCGGATCGAGGGTCACCTCGTCGCTGACCGCCGCCGGGTTGGCGTTCTCCCCCCACTTCGGCAGGGTTCCGGTGGCCATCTCGTAGAGCGTCACCGCCGCCGCGAAGCGCTCCGCCGCCGCGTCGTACCGCAACCGGGCCGGCGGCCCGAGGAACGGGTCCAGGTAGCCGACCGTGCCGGCGACGAGCTGGTCGGCCGGAGCCGACGAAAGGGAGAAGTCGAAGACGCACAGGTGTGGCTGCTTGTCCTTCGGGCGCGGCCGGGCCGCCAGGTTCGCCGGTTTCAGGTCCCGGTGCCAGATGCCCTGGCCGTCGAGGTAGGCGACGATGTCGAGCAGATCCCGGCCGTAGCGCTCCAGCAGGTCCAGCGCGAGCCGGCCGCCCCGCAGGTCCTCCGCGAGGGTGCGCGCACCGGCGCTCTCCATCAGCAGGGCCGTCCGCCCGCCGACCTGGAGCGGCTCGCCGACCAGCGCGGCCACCTGCGGATGCTTCAGCTTGGCGAGGGTACGTCCCTCGGCGACCAGCCGTTCGGAGTGCTGCTCGTCCCGGGCCACCTTGAGCACCAGCGGCTCACCACCGGAAGGCGGTGTGACCAACAGGGCGACGGCCGTCGCCCCCGAGCCCAGCCGGGCCTTCACGGTCAGGCCGCCGTCGAGCACGTCGCCCCGGTGGGCGTGCAGCGGGTCGATCACCGGCTCCGGTTCGGGGGCGGTCAGGTCCTCCCAGACCTTCTCCAACCGGGCCCGGATCGCCGACACCCCGGCCAGCCGCTGCGCCGGGTCGCCCCGGGTCGCGTCGTAGACCGTCGTGACCAGGGCGTCCGGCATGCCGTCCACCGCCGCGTCCAGGTGCAGGCCGCTGTCACGGACCGCGGTGGCCAGCTCCTCCGGCGTGTTCGCCGGTGCCACCCCGGCGAAGATCCGGTACGCCAACGCGCCGAGAGCGAACACGTCGAGCTGGTGCCCCGGCGACGGAGCGGCGGTGCTGGCCTCCGGTGCCTGGTAACGGCGCACCTCGTCGTCGAAGAAAAGCTCCAGGTTGGCCGGGTCGCTGGACGGGCCGAGCCGGGTCAGCCGGGTCGCGTGGGCCAGCCGGCCACCAGCCTGCCAGTCCGTGACCACCAGTTTCGGCCGGGGGCCGTCCGGGTCGTCGACGTGGACCGCGCGGGGCGACAGCGCCCGGTGTGCCAGCCGCCGCGCGTGGGCGTACTCGATGATCTCGCAGAGGTCCTGCACCAGCCGTAGGCGCTGCGCCAACGTGAGCGTGTCCCCGCGCCGGCGCAGCCACTGGTCCAGGCGCACCCACCCGGGGTCGTGGTCGAAGACGACTGCCGGCCCCCACGGGTGGTCGACAAGGTCGTACGCCCGCGCAATGCCCGGGTGGTGGATGCCTTGGAGCAGCCGGAACTCCCGCTCGGCTGCCCTGCGGATCGCCGGCACCTCGTGTTCGGCAGCCCGACTGGCCAGGTAGAACCGCACCCGGCGGACGAGGCCGGTGTCCAGCGTGTGACCAGCCAGAAAATCCTGCCAGCCGAGCCCTTCGGCGAACGGGCGGGGATGCAGCAGCAACTGCCCCACCTTGCGGTCGGCCACCGACGACCGGATCTTCGCCGCACGGACCAGGTCGACGATCTGTCGACCCCGATCCGGGTCGATCCGGTCCACCGGGTCACGCGGCTGGGCCAGCAGCAGCTCCTGCTTGAGGCTGGGCAGCCCGGACGACGGATGGCCGTCCAACCCGTAGACGTGCTGGCGACCGATCGGGTCGAGCTCCGCGCGCATGTCCCGGGCGTGCAGGAAGACCGCCGCGCCGACGTACGGCACCTGGTCCTGGCGGCCCTGCTGCCGGGCGTAGTAGCGCATCACGCTCGCCAGCCGCCGGGCCTTGCGGTTGACCAGGATGGCGGGGTTGTCCTCGGGGATCAGTCGGGACGACGAGAAACGGCGCACCCACTGGGTGCCGTCCCCCCTGATCGTGCCCTGCCAGTGTTTGAGTTCGAGCACGTAGAGCCCGCTGGGGGTGAGCACCAGGGCGTCGACCTCGTTGATCGAGCCGTCCGTGCCGACGAACTCGACGTTCGCCCAGACGTGGTACGGGTCGATGTCCGGCAGGTAACTCGCCAGCTCCCGCAGGCCGTCCTGCTCGTGCACGTGGGAACTCGGGTTGATCTGCTTCCAGCGCGGCGAGTCCTCACGCATCCGGTCGCTCCTCCGTTCCCTCGGTTTCTGCCGGGAGACTACCGGGGTGACCGGACGCTGGGCACGGACCGTGTCCGGGGCTGCCCTTGGCGACCGGCGGTGAGCTGGGTCACGATGGGCGGGAGGAGGTGGCCGTGGCTGACCCGTGGCTCGCCCTGGAATTCGGTGCCGATCCCGGCGAACGGATCGCCCAGGTCGGTGCTGCCCACGAGGCTTTCCTCAGTGGCGGCACCAGCCAACGACAGGTACGCGACGTGGTGCACCGGTCGTGGCGGCGCTCGGTCGGGGCGCTCCTCGACCCGGAAGGCACCCCGCCGGTCGAACTGACCGGGGACGACCTGGAGAGCTACCGGGCGGCCCATCCGCTGGCCCGGGTGCTGCCGCTCTTCCGGGACCTGCTCGGCGGGATCGCCGAGGACGGGGCCCACCTGATGGCGGTCTGCGACGCGTATGGGCGGCTGCTCTGGGTGGAGGGGCATCCGGGGGTGCTGCGGCGGGCCGAGCGGATGAACTTCGTGCCCGGCGCGCGGTGGGACGAGGCGCACGCC encodes:
- a CDS encoding DUF262 domain-containing protein — translated: MLRHQADIRPDPTIVLIDDLLNDMARGQVRIPAFQRPFVWRPPQMLELFDSIERGYPVGSLLLWQPDEPVESLEEIAGLEIPPPPPNRTISYVLDGHQRLSTLFGVLHRLSGERSRFDADEDQEWRWRIYRDLREDPFDTDRYRHLRPEVRSAPPYLLPLAAVMRTMDFLGHFRELELMDLPRRQIDALTREAEAVAQRIKSYKMTVVKLPGASIDQAVNVYARLNRSGTRMDPDQMVSALTYRPEQRSLANRIDDIVSSVAEDGFGELPRLAVFRSVLAVADEPDVMSPRWEAVARQMQNRLHDAVPAAARAIEAAVGFLRSAVPLPLARLLPYSHQLVLLAKFFHHCPQVSLKHLHELRRWFWLTSWTSAFGGATSTLLRLALRNMRDYALGVADLELPEAEAQPMPESFNLNSARTKAYVIWELREFRNRLDALGQPFDVVKEFAAGGAQSYRQVVPGDRRPANRLILPTTPGVRLLDALDNLELSAGQSRTELDDVWQDLLTARYPDAHVLSRAEQVLHSHGIPVIAWHRLRDGKRTLFLDDRSRFLKERLWTFAEQVGVPLGSAVQEGASDDDSE
- a CDS encoding DUF3696 domain-containing protein, whose product is MPLRKIVLENYRCFRDRQEIELAPVTVVLGKNNSGKSVLTRAPLVIATGLNTTSSAPLDLDSLDPQPVDGFADLIFEQSPHGRFRIGVEVDGRDGFSLEATIQNLDDLRTAFVRDLTLRNKNLDLSLAWTGASSGSDRFDYQLSLAGQEPVVRPMIFHGLVPMQLKGYLGPGMSIRDFGTISPPELTLGQVRYLSSFRQRPERQHRLPLGTPGAIGEQGQGVAGLLADDQARRNGELLARVNEHLQLIVPGWRIEEIESGPLWSTVLTREGSPVRVNLADAGTGLSQVLPIIVQCASDGLYGRKAALQIVEEPEMHLHPAAHAELADVYLRTAQKTGTRFLIETHSETLLLRLRRRIAEQKDGITPDMVKVYVVEQIDGVSTVRQVGIDRLGNLDEDWPEGYFSQDYHEVRALAAAQLKRGGYAS
- a CDS encoding DUF4352 domain-containing protein, producing MSVPGHPDQQPPHQGDLPPAYPPGQQPPAPMAYPGPAGQPFPVAPARKKRWLVPALIGGAVTVLLCCGGTMVIALASDPDTTTGATATTAPPPVTEAEPPSAAPTTAAPTKPKPSPTEDGPKTYKIGQPVRGGDFQFTIHGVKCGIGSVGDSFLNTKAQGTFCRADISVKNVTKKAHLFHADGTVTAQDGGGREYSADGTAGMYGNKSGAGFLEEINPGNSIRAFVFFDVPKGTKLTSITFDAGLFTLAEDAVVTL
- the pglW gene encoding BREX system serine/threonine kinase PglW, producing the protein MREDSPRWKQINPSSHVHEQDGLRELASYLPDIDPYHVWANVEFVGTDGSINEVDALVLTPSGLYVLELKHWQGTIRGDGTQWVRRFSSSRLIPEDNPAILVNRKARRLASVMRYYARQQGRQDQVPYVGAAVFLHARDMRAELDPIGRQHVYGLDGHPSSGLPSLKQELLLAQPRDPVDRIDPDRGRQIVDLVRAAKIRSSVADRKVGQLLLHPRPFAEGLGWQDFLAGHTLDTGLVRRVRFYLASRAAEHEVPAIRRAAEREFRLLQGIHHPGIARAYDLVDHPWGPAVVFDHDPGWVRLDQWLRRRGDTLTLAQRLRLVQDLCEIIEYAHARRLAHRALSPRAVHVDDPDGPRPKLVVTDWQAGGRLAHATRLTRLGPSSDPANLELFFDDEVRRYQAPEASTAAPSPGHQLDVFALGALAYRIFAGVAPANTPEELATAVRDSGLHLDAAVDGMPDALVTTVYDATRGDPAQRLAGVSAIRARLEKVWEDLTAPEPEPVIDPLHAHRGDVLDGGLTVKARLGSGATAVALLVTPPSGGEPLVLKVARDEQHSERLVAEGRTLAKLKHPQVAALVGEPLQVGGRTALLMESAGARTLAEDLRGGRLALDLLERYGRDLLDIVAYLDGQGIWHRDLKPANLAARPRPKDKQPHLCVFDFSLSSAPADQLVAGTVGYLDPFLGPPARLRYDAAAERFAAAVTLYEMATGTLPKWGENANPAAVSDEVTLDPAAFDSAVADRLVEFFARALARDAARRFDTVDEMTDAWRAIFQQVPQSAPTPGRPAVGLNRSSPLAAAELTARARSALERLNVHTVGELLDAEPSALTRAKGVPDATRKEILAQARVLRALLPGGEQPDSDTGDSGDRPLAHGVEALADTLLPPPSSRNRRLVAVLLGQAPTEDGAFLRWPSQSEVARATGRTQPQVSVLLAKQARTSWSTNPALRAVREEIVTLLDSRGGVMSAEELAEAVIAARGSHTEGPRRLPQAIGLVRAAVEAELTTGGDARVAIQRLRSSSTVLVGREPDDPSSDVTAADLLGYVVRLGRRTRELVAADPLPTRQRAVEELRRLPAPSGMALPGELRLLQLAAAGSNGEADVNAQGQLYPVGMAAERALRLSAGILLGQRLTPDQIRDRVRTRFPRAEELPGRPTLTDLLAAADIPLTWYPADRHYGPPAAPAAPTSTRLVTTHAPLLTLDAADEVGAKLTSAVERRAFLAVLAPRRRLAQARRALLDRLPLTEVDVTATLLTELRALGFPWEAIVAADNGSPTDADFRSLTELVQHHVVPAVSAAVAAADGPVLLTEAAPLVRYGQLRLLQELADPTRSRPAARLLLVAARRAEPAMLDGVQLPLTAPASQSVWLADPWLDRVTA